One region of Drosophila subobscura isolate 14011-0131.10 chromosome J, UCBerk_Dsub_1.0, whole genome shotgun sequence genomic DNA includes:
- the LOC117894115 gene encoding LOW QUALITY PROTEIN: nuclear valosin-containing protein-like (The sequence of the model RefSeq protein was modified relative to this genomic sequence to represent the inferred CDS: deleted 1 base in 1 codon), which yields MKKSKPLLHDHLITIRVKKYLEEHIGETYLDVKLMTKELMSKYPEYSRRKFGPFRQLVHQAFKIISDSYNLDQVSSSEEECPSEESEPPQNSVMNNMMNSLYSQSRKSLANKPSTEPIDISSGDEGEDDAPSTTNANGDAAQAPPPPIISSNTLKRIMSDEGEANTVAAKKAVKPSTNIIQGPGQEPAQKFNSGSGKNHSDGCSRKDQRNSSMLYQQLQNQSPSSRPRKNKRELELQHITESFRDIGGMDGTLKELCEMLIHIKSPEFYFQLGLLPARGLLLHGPPGCGKTFLARAISGQLKMPLLEVPATELIGGISGESEERIRDVFEQAMDSSPCVLFIDEIDAIGGNRQWAAKDMERRIVSQLISSLDNLKATEFGQSVVVIAATTRPDVLDPGLRRIGRFDHEIAIHIPSRKERREIMRIQCEGLSVDPKLNYDKIAELTPGYVGADLMALVCRSAAIAVQRRSMKKFRELHAASEMNMTTVTLDDDEPNDVSIAKAKEEAEAKKEDDKADGDKADKDKSQVEEEKADGDTEKGAEGTTNGQTPDKPSDAAMEVDEVPPPQKQKQQQQESTANDYYEPTLAELTNFLDNPPEEFSDPNFCLTLEDFLDAIKVMQPSAKREGFITVPDTTWEDIGALQDIRDELKLAVLAPVKYPEKLERLGLTAPSGVLLCGPPGCGKTLLAKAIANEAGINFISVKGPELMNMYVGESERAVRACFQRARNSAPCVIFFDEFDSLCPKRSEGGDGNNSGTRIVNQLLTEMDGVEERKGVYILAATNRPDIIDPAILRPGRLDTILYVGLPEQNERAEILKATTKNGTRPAMADDVDLDEVAAETKGYTGADLAGLVKQASMYALRQSLAEDDNNLEGLCVRRQHFKDALKQLRPSVSEQDRKVYEKLRQKYAAPRVPIAK from the exons ATGAAGAAATCCAAGCCTCTGCTACACGACCATTTGATTACGATTCGAGTGAAAAAG TATTTGGAGGAGCACATTGGCGAGACGTATCTGGATGTGAAGCTGATGACCAAGGAGTTGATGAGCAAATATCCAGAATATTCGCGACGCAAATTTGGACCATTCAGGCAACTAGTGCATCAAG caTTTAAAATAATCTCGGACAGTTATAACTTGGACCAGGTAAGCAGCTCGGAGGAAGAGTGCCCCAGCGAAGAGTCAGAGCCGCCACAGAACAGTGTCATGAACAACATGATGAACAGCCTGTACAGTCAGTCGCGCAAGTCGCTGGCCAACAAGCCAAGCACGGAGCCCATTGACATATCCAGCGGCGATGAGGGTGAGGATGATGCACCATCCACCACCAATGCAAATGGAGATGCTGCACaggcaccgccaccgcccatcatcagcagcaataCGCTGAAACGCATCATGAGCGATGAGGGAGAAGCCAATACAGTGGCGGCCAAAAAAG CAGTTAAACCAAGCACCAATATCATTCAAGGACCTGGCCAGGAACCAGCACAAAAGT TCAATTCGGGCTCCGGCAAGAACCACTCTGATGGCTGTTCACGCAAGGATCAGCGCAACTCCTCGATGCTTtaccagcagctgcaaaatcaATCGCCATCGAGTCGTCCGCGCAAGAACAAaagggagctggagctgcagcataTCACTGAAAGTTTCCGCGACATTGGCGGCATGGACGGCACACTGAAGGAGCTCTGCGAGATGCTCATCCACATCAAGTCACCGGAGTTTTACTTCcagttggggctgctgcccgCCAGAGGTTTGCTCCTGCACGGTCCACCCGGTTGTGGCAAAACCTTTCTGGCGCGCGCCATT AGTGGG CAACTGAAAATGCCGCTGCTGGAAGTGCCGGCCACAGAGCTTATAGGTGGCATCTCCGGTGAGTCGGAGGAGCGCATACGCGACGTTTTCGAGCAGGCCATGGACTCGTCGCCCTGTGTGCTCTTCATCGATGAGATTGATGCCATCGGTGGCAATCGCCAGTGGGCGGCCAAGGACATGGAGCGTCGCATTGTCTCGCAGCTGATTAGCAGCCTGGACAACCTGAAGGCCACGGAGTTCGGGCAGTCTGTGGTGGTGATTGCAGCCACCACGCGTCCCGATGTGCTCGATCCTGGACTGCGTCGCATCGGACGCTTTGATCATGAAATTGCCATACACATACCATCGCGCAAGGAGCGACGGGAGATCATGCGCATTCAATGCGAAGGTTTGTCCGTTGACCCCAAGCTCAACTACGATAAAATTGCGGAGCTAACGCCCGGCTATGTGGGCGCTGATTTGATGGCTTTGGTCTGCCGTTCCGCCGCCATTGCCGTGCAGCGGCGTTCCATGAAGAAGTTCAGGGAGTTGCATGCGGCCAGCGAGATGAACATGACCACGGTGACGCTGGATGATGATGAACCCAATGATGTGTCGATTGCAAAGGCCAAGGAGGAGGCTGAAGCCAAGAAGGAGGACGACAAGGCCGACGGTGACAAGGCGGACAAAGACAAGTcgcaggtggaggaggagaaagcAGATGGCGACACTGAGAAAGGTGCCGAAGGAACTACAAATGGCCAGACGCCCGACAAACCCTCCGACGCAGCCATGGAAGTGGATGAAGTGCCGCCGCcccagaaacagaagcaacagcagcaggagtcaaCCGCCAATGATTATTACGAGCCCACTTTGGCCGAGTTGACCAACTTTCTGGACAATCCACCGGAAGAGTTCTCCGATCCGAATTTCTGTCTCACTTTGGAGGACTTTTTGGACGCCATCAAGGTCATGCAGCCATCGGCGAAGCGTGAAGGTTTCATCACTGTGCCAGACACCACCTGGGAGGATATTGGTGCGCTGCAGGACATCCGTGATGAGCTGAAGCTCGCTGTGTTGGCGCCCGTTAAGTATCCCGAGAAACTCGAGCGCCTTGGGCTGACGGCACCTTCGGGCGTGCTGCTGTGCGGTCCACCAGGCTGCGGCAAgacgctgctggccaaggccaTAGCCAACGAGGCGGGCATCAACTTTATATCGGTGAAGGGCCCCGAGCTGATGAATATG TATGTGGGCGAGAGTGAGCGTGCGGTACGCGCGTGCTTCCAACGCGCACGCAACTCGGCGCCTTGTGTCATTTTCTTTGATGAGTTCGACTCGCTGTGCCCCAAGCGTTCGGAGGGCGGTGATGGCAACAATTCGGGCACGCGCATTGTCAACCAGCTGCTCACCGAAATGGATGGCGTGGAGGAGCGCAAAGGCGTCTACATTCTGGCCGCCACCAACAGGCCGGACATAATCGATCCCGCCATACTGCGTCCTGGACGTTTGGACACCATCCTCTATGTGGGTTTGCCTGAGCAGAATGAGCGCGCGGAAATCCTCAAGGCAACCACCAAG AATGGCACGCGTCCTGCTATGGCCGATGATGTCGATCTGGATGAGGTGGCTGCTGAAACCAAGGGTTATACCGGCGCCGATTTGGCTGGCCTCGTCAAGCAGGCTTCCATGTATGCGCTGCGTCAGTCGCTCGCCGAGGATGACAACAATTTGGagggtttgtgtgtgcgacGGCAGCACTTTAAGGATGCACTGAAGCAGCTGCGTCCGTCTGTCAGTGAGCAG GATCGCAAAGTATACGAAAAGTTGCGCCAGAAATATGCCGCACCGCGTGTGCCCATTGCTAAGTAA
- the LOC117893446 gene encoding mast cell carboxypeptidase A-like: MPDAVRSYTLGLTHERREVRALEINWMNSANFELSQQLRQHSPPQVHLPANSKTPCPVVIKGEQCRNTIFIEAGTHAREWIGVTTALNCIYQLTERHTRNIEVLRKLRFIIVPLVNPDGYEYSRNKNPNWRKNRRPHKSTKFVGTDCNRNYDIFWNSGTGKMNRNTYKGERPFSERHARCLTSPVPQRPICNPIHHLRSNRTRSPKTFPVAVRMPSLVC, translated from the exons ATGCCTGACGCTGTGCGCAGTTACACGCTGGGCCTGACGCACGAGCGGCGCGAGGTGCGCGCCCTGGAAATCAATTGGATGAACTCTGCGAATTTCGAGCTCTCACAGCAGCTTCGACAGCACTCTCCACCACAGGTGCACCTACCAGCGAACAGCAAGACGCCCTGCCCCGTGGTGATCAAGGGTGAACAATGCCGCAACACAATCTTCATTGAGGCGGGCACGCATGCGCGTGAGTGGATTGGCGTGACGACTGCCCTCAATTGCATCTATCAGCTGACGGAGCGGCATACGCGGAATATCGAAGTGCTGCGCAAGCTGCGCTTCATCATTGTGCCGCTGGTTAATCCCGATGGCTATGAGTACTCCAGGAACAAG AATCCCAATTGGCGCAAGAATCGACGCCCGCACAAGTCCACCAAGTTCGTGGGCACCGACTGCAATCGGAATTACGACATCTTCTGGAACAGCGGCACCGGCAAGATGAATCGCAACACGTACAAGGGCGAGCGACCCTTCTCCGAGCGCCATGCGCGATGCCTTACAAGCCCCGTACCGCAACGCCCAATATGCAATCCAATTCACCATTTGCGCAGCAATCGGACTCGCAGTCCAAAGACTTTTCCAGTGGCTGTCAGGATGCCATCGCTGGTGTGTTAA
- the LOC117895601 gene encoding carboxypeptidase B-like, translating to MLPTKSKRNVKPTRGKAALAEPPIVPPRRVIIPRPDVLHNYLDHKQICQYMDYLCNRYPHFVRSYTLGLTHERREVRALEINWMNSANFELSQQLRQHSPPQVDLPANSKTPCPVVIKGEQCRNTIFIEAGTHAREWIGVTTALNCIYQLTERHTRNIEVLRKLRFIIVPLVNPDGYEYSRNKNPNWRKNRRPHKSTKFVGTDCNRNYDIFWNSGTGKMNRNTYKGERPFSEPETRALRSMLDRLSPNLLFFLSLHSYGQSIMYPWGYSRDPPLFWRELSTLANSGKCAIKSYNGREYRTGSISCLTKRTIAGSVVDYVYGVLRVPMALVMELPSRDLGFQPPVEMISQIGHESWYGIREMCKRAYDLRHQIQRETEPALPAAATYQAGAGDGAGNEVSMESKPAAASAVAANTEEPQQPTPKKPKKRVKRSVRAQHESILKLQKSSKATAGLHPRQMPKVASAPPVRARGAHGDGPKLPLGVFL from the exons ATGTTGCCCACCAAATCGAAACGCAACGTAAAGCCAACAAGGGGCAAAGCGGCGCTTGCTGAGCCACCCATTGTCCCCCCACGTCGTGTCATCATACCCCGTCCCGATGTGCTGCACAACTATTTGGATCACAAGCAAATCTGCCAGTATATGGATTACCTGTGCAATCGCTATCCGCACTTTGTGCGCAGCTACACGCTGGGCCTGACGCACGAGCGGCGCGAGGTGCGCGCGCTGGAGATCAACTGGATGAACTCTGCGAATTTCGAGCTCTCACAGCAGCTTCGACAGCACTCTCCACCACAGGTGGACCTACCTGCGAACAGCAAGACGCCCTGCCCCGTGGTGATCAAGGGTGAACAATGCCGCAACACAATCTTCATTGAGGCGGGCACGCATGCGCGTGAGTGGATTGGCGTGACGACGGCCCTCAATTGCATCTATCAGCTGACGGAGCGGCATACGCGGAATATCGAAGTGCTGCGCAAGCTGCGCTTCATCATTGTGCCGCTGGTTAATCCCGATGGCTATGAGTACTCCAGGAACAAG AATCCCAATTGGCGCAAGAATCGACGCCCGCACAAGTCCACCAAGTTCGTGGGCACCGACTGCAATCGGAATTACGACATCTTCTGGAACAGCGGCACCGGGAAGATGAATCGCAACACGTACAAGGGCGAGCGACCCTTCTCCGAGCCGGAGACACGCGCCTTGCGCAGCATGCTGGACCGCTTGAGTCCCAatcttttgttctttttgtcgCTGCACTCGTACGGCCAGAGCATTATGTATCCTTGGGGCTACAGCCGAGATCCGCCGCTCTTTTGGCGCGAACTCAGCACGCTGGCCAACTCCGGCAAATGTGCCATCAAATCCTACAACGGACGGGAGTATCGCACGGGCAGCATCAGTTGCCTCACCAAGCGCACAATTGCCGGCTCCGTGGTGGATTATGTCTACGGTGTGCTACGCGTGCCCATGGCTCTGGTCATGGAGCTGCCATCGCGCGATCTGGGCTTCCAACCGCCCGTCGAAATGATCAGCCAAATAGGCCACGAGAGCTGGTACGGCATACGGGAGATGTGCAAGCGCGCCTACGATTTGCGGCATCAAATACAGCGAGAGACGGAGCCAGCGCTGCCAGCGGCAGCTACTTAccaggcaggagcaggcgaCGGTGCGGGCAACGAAGTTTCCATGGAGagcaagccagcagcagcctcagcagtCGCTGCGAACACCGaagagccgcagcagccgacGCCCAAGAAACCGAAGAAGCGTGTGAAGCGTTCGGTGCGTGCACAGCACGAGTCCATCctgaagctgcaaaagagcagcaaagccACAGCTGGCCTGCATCCACGACAAATGCCGAAAGTTGCCTCTGCGCCGCCCGTGCGTGCACGTGGCGCTCATGGCGATGGACCCAAGCTGCCGTTGGGCGTCTTTCTATAg